One Trichomycterus rosablanca isolate fTriRos1 chromosome 23, fTriRos1.hap1, whole genome shotgun sequence genomic window carries:
- the vsig10l gene encoding carcinoembryonic antigen-related cell adhesion molecule 6: MMCSPSNIANPVTLLLLACSITGSICNLVIVPTGPGVVTASVGANVTLGVTYSGVTDPLVTWLKGTLILATHNIGSGANADIASEYRGVLSVDQTGSLVLQNVLVSYSGTYTVQMAKSGAHEASLNFTLFVYDKITDVSVDAGAQDVVEGGATMTLSYSYLQGPASTFEWYFKGLEIRNNSRYSITQKSLTVNRPSRSDAGNYSVVLRNPFSSVNQSIKVAVLYGPDQPVLEVSPAKAAFVSGETLTLSCRAAGEPVPTAHWVYKGRTLPSSSDGALQLPHVQTSQSGVYTCVLSNGRTKAQLERNVTIDVRGLSGSAIAAIAAGVPCGILLLLLIAALIFLCYYCHKKKDRNPEYPVAKAVEKAVMNQPDLTRPHQLLTIGLKPPPDYNIYHLQMSGERSGPLPSALPPVRLATTV; encoded by the exons GTTCCATTTGCAACCTTGTCATCGTGCCCACTGGACCGGGAGTGGTTACCGCTTCCGTGGGTGCCAACGTGACCCTCGGCGTCACCTACAGCGGAGTCACTGATCCTCTGGTGACGTGGCTGAAGGGTACGCTGATTCTGGCTACGCATAACATAGGCTCTGGCGCAAATGCTGACATCGCCTCTGAATACAGAGGAGTGTTATCGGTGGATCAGACTGGATCTTTGGTCCTCCAAAATGTTCTGGTCAGCTACAGCGGGACATACACAGTACAGATGGCGAAGTCCGGGGCACACGAGGCCTCGCTGAACTTTACACTCTTTGTGTATG ACAAAATAACGGACGTCTCTGTGGACGCTGGAGCACAAGACGTTGTAGAGGGCGGAGCCACGATGACTTTGTCTTACAGCTATCTGCAAGGGCCAGCGAGTACTTTCGAGTGGTACTTCAAAGGTCTGGAGATCAGAAATAACTCTCGGTACTCGATAACGCAGAAGAGTCTGACGGTTAATCGGCCGAGCCGCAGCGACGCCGGTAACTACAGCGTGGTGCTCAGGAACCCGTTCAGTTCCGTGAACCAGAGCATTAAGGTTGCGGTGCTGT ATGGTCCGGATCAGCCGGTGCTGGAGGTCAGCCCTGCGAAAGCAGCCTTCGTGTCCGGAGAGACTTTGACTCTGTCATGTCGAGCTGCAGGAGAACCGGTTCCCACTGCCCACTGGGTTTATAAGGGCAGGACTCTCCCGTCCTCCTCCGACGGCGCCCTCCAACTCCCTCACGTTCAGACGAGCCAGAGCGGCGTTTACACATGCGTACTGAGTAACGGCAGGACCAAGGCGCAGCTCGAGAGGAACGTCACCATAGACGTCCGGG GTCTTAGCGGGTCGGCCATTGCTGCTATAGCCGCCGGAGTCCCGTGCGGGATCCTTCTTCTGCTCCTCATCGCAGCCCTCATCTTCCTCTGCTACTACTGCCACAAAAAGAAAG ATCGGAACCCCGAGTATCCTGTCGCAAAAGCCGTGGAGAAA GCAGTGATGAATCAACCTGATCTGACCCGACCTCATCAACTCCTCACCATCGGTCTGAAACCTCCTCCAGATTATAACATCTACCATCTCCAG ATGTCGGGAGAGCGATCAGGCCCGCTGCCATCAGCGCTGCCCCCTGTAAGACTGGCAACTACGGTGTAG
- the lim2.5 gene encoding lens intrinsic membrane protein 2.5, giving the protein MYSFMGGGLFCAIVANILLVVSTATDYWMQYRLSGSFAHQGLWRYCMSGKCYMQTDSIAYWNATRAFMILSSMTCFAGIIAGILSFAHFSAFERFSRSFAAGIMFFVSTLFVLLAMAIYTGVTVNFLGRRFGDWRFSWSYILGWVALLMTFFAGIFYMCAYRMHECRRVAGSR; this is encoded by the exons ATGTACAGCTTCATGGGAGGAGGTCTGTTCTGCGCCATCGTGGCCAACATCCTGCTGGTGGTGTCGACGGCCACCGATTACTGGATGCAGTACCGCCTGTCGGGCAGCTTCGCCCACCAGGGTCTGTGGCGCTACTGCATGTCGGGCAAATGCTACATGCAGACAGACAGCATCG CGTACTGGAACGCCACAAGAGCCTTCATGATTCTGTCCTCGATGACGTGCTTCGCCGGGATCATCGCTGGCATCCTCTCCTTTGCCCACTTCTCTGCTTTCGAGAGGTTCAGTCGTTCCTTCGCTGCGGGGATCATGTTTTTCGTTTCGA CTCTCTTCGTTCTGCTGGCCATGGCGATCTACACCGGCGTGACCGTGAACTTCCTCGGGAGGCGGTTTGGAGACTGGCGCTTTTCCTGGTCGTACATCCTCGGCTGGGTCGCTCTGCTCATGACCTTCTTTGCAG GTATTTTTTACATGTGCGCCTACAGGATGCATGAGTGCAGGCGGGTGGCCGGCTCACGCTAG
- the LOC134300748 gene encoding free fatty acid receptor 3-like — MTNYWVLLSGYIITFLIGLPANILAVYAFVLKLSNNPTSSGVLLLNLTVSDLLFLLFLPLKMHEAALGLQWNLSQVLCSIMSFVFFTTIYTSSLVLMAVSVDRYLAVGFPIAYMKFRKVVYGVIGAVFIWTFSAAHCTIVFIVVHMSGQNHTQANGTCYDDFSDDQKRVLLPVRLEFFVVIFFIPLCVCLFCYLNCIWILYHRPLISKEKKQRAIGMALGTLSVFLVCFLPYNLSHLIGYSTNVSPSWRPYALLLSTFNTCLDPIIFYFSSSMYRKTTKFSLKSVFSFWCQKPRT; from the coding sequence ATGACAAATTACTGGGTGCTTCTCTCAGGCTACATTATCACCTTTCTAATCGGCCTGCCCGCCAACATCCTGGCCGTTTACGCCTTCGTCCTGAAGCTCAGCAACAATCCCACTTCCTCGGGCGTCCTCCTGCTGAACCTGACCGTCTCCGATCTTCTCTTTCTGCTCTTTCTGCCACTGAAGATGCACGAGGCGGCGCTGGGCCTTCAGTGGAACTTATCCCAAGTCCTGTGCTCTATCAtgtcttttgtctttttcaCCACCATTTACACAAGCTCTCTGGTGCTGATGGCGGTCAGCGTCGACCGCTACCTGGCAGTGGGCTTTCCCATAGCCTACATGAAGTTTCGCAAGGTCGTCTACGGCGTCATCGGTGCCGTTTTCATCTGGACGTTCAGCGCGGCTCACTGCACGATCGTCTTCATTGTCGTCCACATGAGTGGACAAAACCACACGCAGGCCAACGGCACCTGTTACGACGACTTTTCAGACGATCAAAAACGAGTGCTGCTTCCGGTGCGCTTGGAGTTTTTCGtggtcattttttttattcctctTTGCGTGTGCCTGTTCTGCTACCTTAACTGCATCTGGATCCTGTACCACAGGCCCCTCATATCAAAGGAGAAGAAACAGAGGGCCATCGGGATGGCGCTGGGCACCTTGAGCGTGTTCCTGGTTTGCTTCTTGCCCTATAACTTGTCTCATCTGATAGGCTACAGTACTAACGTCAGCCCATCCTGGAGGCCCTATGCACTGCTCCTGAGCACCTTCAATACCTGCCTGGACCCCATCATCTTCTACTTCTCGTCCAGCATGTATCGCAAAACCACCAAGTTCTCCTTAAAAAGTGTTTTCTCCTTTTGGTGCCAAAAACCAAGAACCTGA